The genomic window CGCTGGGACAGTGATGGTGTTCCGCACTGTATCCGTTCCGAGATAAGAGGCAGAGATTGTGTAGTCACCTTCTGGCAAGTTGTTGATGCGGTAGTTACCATAGCGGTCCGTCGCAACAGAGCGATTTAAATCATCAACCGTGATGGTCACGCCTTGCAATGGGGCTTGGCCTGTGACGTCAGTGACCGTGCCTGAGACGAACTGAGCTGATGCCGGCGAAGCCAGTGCAATTGTTAATGCGGCAAGGGATGTGGTCGCAGAAATGCGGGTTAGAAAGGTTTTAGAGAGGGACATTATGGACTCCAATTAATAATTGGAGCGCCTCTCGCGCAGAATTGTTACAACTGTGTGTCTTCGTGTTGAAGGTTTGTTGTCATGTTGAAGACTTTTTTATGACAGCAAAGCGGTGTAATTTTAAGGTTTCAATCTATAGATTAAAACCGGCATCGCGAACGATGCCGGCTGCGCCCACGCCCCGACCTTGGAGAAGTTGGAGAGAAGCGGGGAGGGGCAGGAGGTTTCTATTGGCTAAGCTCTTTTAAGAGGCGCTCTACATCATCGGCCAATTCACCAATATTATAGGTGATGTTATCTGCCTTAGCTGCGCCGAGCACTTCGCCGGTATGCGCGTTGACTAACAGCGCTTTGGCCTTCGCCTGGGTCCAGCTTTGACAGTCCTCATCCACTATAAGTCCCGTTTCAATCAAAGCTTTGCCGCCAAAGCTAGAGAGATGCGCGTCAGATCCGACCCCATAGATTAAGACATGGCTATAGCCTTCATTGGCCGCGGTTAGTCTGACCTCGTCAATCTTATTATCTGTATCCACGCCGTTAAATGGAATTTCTGGAATATATTTAAGATAGTCCCCCGCGCTGAGGATTGATATATTGGCCGTGGTTCGACGGCTTAACAATTCCCAATCAAACTCTTCGCCGAAAGGCGTGGGGATAAGCCGCCCGCCATCCAAACGTGCGATACCTATTTTTGAAGTCCGAGGCAGGTAATGCTCTGAGGCCAGAGCCGCCTCTTTTTCTAAGGTCTCAAAACGCACGCCCGTTGTCTCAAGCGCCTCTGTTGTGGTGAGGGCAAAGGCCGTATTGGCAAAGCCCGTGATAAACGCTGTGATAGCGGCGGTTTTTAAAAATGTTCTCATAAGGCCCTCCAAGCCATGCTGTTGTCGATGATGTAGGCATAGACAGACAGTGCGGCGCGGGTTTGCCAGTGATAAGGAAATTTCAAGGCAATGTTTTCGTAATGTGGCGGAAAGCGGACCAGTCGTTGTAATTTTGCCCTTTATTTTGCCGTTTTAAATCAAGTCACGTTACGAAGGGGCACGCTAGCTCCTAAACACGACTTATTTGTAGGTATAATAGTTGTAGTCATAATATTTGTAGTCATAATATTTGTAGTCTTGGCACGCCCGTTGTTTGATTCTATTGCCCGATAATGCAAACGCGCCGAATATTAGGATTAGATCCGTCTCTTGTGGCTTGTGGTTGGGGCGTGATTGATGTGACGGGCAATAAGATGCAGCATGTCGCGCATGGCGTGATAAAGCCGCCCACGAAAGAGCCTCTCGCGAGTCGGCTGACCTATCTTTTTAACGACATTGTTGATGTAATTATAACACATTCACCAATAGAGGCCGGCGTAGAGGAAGCCTTTATGAAAGATAACGCCATGAGCGCTCTAAAGCTCGGCCAAGCTCGGGCCGCCTGTATTTTGGCGGCCAGTACGCATGGCTTGATTATAGGTGAATATGCGGCGCGTCTTGTGAAAAAATCCGTCGTCGGGACAGGGGCCGCGGATAAGGCCCAAGTCGCGCATATGATGAATATCCTTTTGCCGGGTGCAAAAGTAAAGGTGGGCGATGCCGCCGATGCCCTCGCTATTGCCGTTACGCATGCAAATATGCGCCGGCCATTACGTTAGGGCATCACGACGTCGGCGCATTGCGCCGCCGCACCTTATTCTGGCGTTTCGTTAAAGAACAAAGCTTCGAGGTCAACATCCGTTTCATTGCCATTAAGGGCGGCAGACACATCGCTCGACTTTAACAAAAGGCCAAGCCCTTCGGGGTCCTTCTGAAGATACTTATTCGACGTCAGATAAAAATCATCCAAGCCATCGCCATCTATGTCAGGTGTGAGAGTGAGCTTGGTCGACACAGATTGGAAAAGGAAAGGCACAGCACGTAGGCGCGTCCCTTTGGCCGCCGTAAAATCATCTACGGCCACATTAAAGATGGACTGATCGCTTAGGGCTGAACCTCGCAAGATATAAATTGTACCTTGTTCAGCTTGATCGGTATCAAGCCTGACGCTGAAGGCCACTTCTTCTTTGCCGTCGCCGTCAAGATCGCCCACACCGCCAATGCGAATGGGGTCTGGATTTTCACCCGTCCCGCTTGAAGAAAGGTCGAGATAGTCACCTGTGTTAAAATTGGCTGCGCTGAGCGTTAATTGACTATCACTATTGATAATAGGGGAAAGCGCATCCGCGAAAACAACAGACGCTTGGCGACCTGCGGCGCCTGTACCGCGCGTCAGCAACAAGTCGGCGACAGCGTCTCCGTCAACATCGGCCTGAGCGTAGCTCTGTGGACGTTCGCCCTCTAATTCCAAGAGTAGCGGATTTAAATCTTCGACTGTGCCGGAATTATTCGCAAGAATATTTTCGCTTGGGTAGAGAACAGCGGTTTGAGTTCCAAAGCCCAAAAGCTCTGGATTTCCATCGCCTGATAAATCACCAATGACATCAATATTTGAAACCGCATATTCAGGGTCTAATGTGAAGGGACTATCAAATTGTTTTGTGGAGGCCGCGAGGTCAAAGTCTAGATTACCATTGGCCGCGATGATTTCAGCGCCGTCAACGATATAGAGGCGCCCCTCTGCACCCGCGAATCCTGTCATCGTGCCCGGTGCAGAGATGATAAGTTCATCCCCAGCGACGCCGTCAAGATTTGCGACTTCGAAATCACCTAAACTGCCATTCATATCAACAGGGCCCGTCAAGGACAGAGCTTCGGCATTTGAAAGTGTCGAAAGATCAATCGCGCCAGATACATTATCCGCAATTGTCTTTGCAAATACGATATAGGCCCAAGGGCGGCGAGTGGCGGCCAGCCCATCATTTGGCAATTGATTGCCCGCAATAAGTAAATCACCAATACCGTCGCCATCAATGTCAGACATGGATTTCACGGTCAGCGTGGTCGCGTTTTGTGCCCCTGTTTGGAAAGGCGCTGTTATCTCGATACGATCTGCTGTGGTTAGCGTGTCATAATCAAATTCACCTGCGCCCGTAGCGGCCAAAGCGCCAAGGAGAGTTTCGCCAAAAACAAGAGTGCCAGAGGCCGGCGTCGTGCCTGTATTATCAGTTGCGTCTGCAACCCAAAATTCACCTGTGCCGCCCGCGTTTAAATCATTAAGCTTTTGAGCATTGCGTAAATTTTCATCAAATTTCAGGCCAGAGGTCACACGTGTGGGCAGATCGTTTAGGGAAACGTCAAAAGAACAGGTGTCGAAAAGAGAGCTTGTTCGGTAATCTGCCGAAATAGTAAAGGTAAAGTCTGCTTCATAGGCCTCTGCATCAAGCGCTGTGTCCAAAGTGACTTGGCCTGTTGTGCTAGAAACAGAAACCAATCCATTTAGGCGGTCGTCACTGACCATAAAGTTTTCGACAACAGCGTCATCATCATCGCCAGCATCAGGGTCTGTCCCTGAAATTGTCCCTAGAACGCCTGTTTGATTCTCATCGATATTGGCGGCCATCACCTGATTACATGTAGGGGCTTCATCGACATCGGTGATTGTGACCCTTACGGTGCGCGTGACCGAAACGGTGCCGTCATTTAAAGTGACGGTTTGCTCATAGACATTATTTCCATCGACATCTTCTGGAATTTCAAAATTAAAGGTTTGTGTGCTGCGAATCTCGCCCGTTTCTGTGTTGAGGGTGAAAAACTGACCGTCATTTGAATTTCCAATTGTTACGGTGACATCATCACCATCATCATCTTCCACATTCAGGGTAAAAGAAACGGTCGTATTTTCAGCAAAGTTTGGGGATATATTGCCCGTTAAGCGGGGGGCAGAGTTTACAGGCGGCGGGGGCGGCGGCGGAGAGCTTGGTGAAGAGGAACTTCCGCCTCCACCACAGGCTGTAAGAACGGTTGAGAGCGCCAAAATGGAACCAGAAGCCAATATTTTTGAGAGGCTAGATAGGCGGTTTGGTGTCGTCATTTAGATTTCCCCTTTAGAGTAAAGCGTCAAGCGCGTGATTTCTTTTTCCTAAATATTAAAATCTTGCGAGATTATTACAATGCATATGGCCAAAATAAGGCAAGGTTTAAGAATGTGGATAAAGCTGTATTTGCCTTTATGGCTTCAAGCTCTAAAGCTGTATTGATGAAGAATAATCAGAATCATGAATTGGACATAAGCGGATGATTGGGATGGTCTCAGGGGTCTGCCTTATGGCAGGGACGGGCGAAGCCATCGTGGATTGCGGCGGCGTTGGATATTTACTGCAATGCGGGTCACGCACTTTGGCGAATATGGCCGAAGGCGAGCCTATACGCCTTCATGTAGAAACACATGTGCGCGAGCAATCAATCACTTTATATGGTTTTCATTCAGAGGAAGAGCGCGCCTGGTTTGTGCGTTTGCAATCAGTGCAAGGCGTTGGCCCGAAGGCTGCGCTGGCTATTTTGGATATTCTCTCGCCCGGAGAGGTTTTATCGGCGGCCTCTCTTGAAGATAAAACCGCTTTTGCGCGAGCGTCAGGTGTTGGGCCAAAATTGGCCACGCGTATCGCGACAGAGCTTTCTGGTAAAGCTCCGCCCGTGGGACGCGGGTTTCAGCCTGCCTTTACGGCGCCGAGCAGCGATATCACGTCAGAGGCCAGCCGCAATGAAGGCTTATCCGATATGCGTCTGCGTAATGATGCGGTCAGCGCTTTGGTCAATTTGGGCATTGGGCAGAGCGAAGCCCTGAAAGCCGTCGCGCAAGCCTATCAAACATTTGCCGACGACCCTGATTTAGATTTATTGATTAAGACCGCGCTTAAGGAACTGAGTAAGTGAGTGAAGAGCGCATCATAAGCGCCGAAGGCCAAGTGGGTGATGGGCGTGACCGTGCCCTGCGACCTTTATCCTTTAGCGATTTTGTCGGGCAGAAATCTGCCATTGCGAATTTGCAGGTCTATGTCGAAGCGGCACGTCGGCGTGAGGAACCCCTCGATCATCTTTTGCTCTCTGGCCCGCCGGGTTTGGGTAAAACCACGCTATCGCAAATTGTAGCAAGGGAACTTGGCGTGAACTTTCGTGCGACCTCTGGCCCTGTAATTTCAAAGGCTGGGGATTTGGCGGCGCTGCTGACGAATTTAGAGCCGCGGGATGTGTTATTTATTGACGAAATTCATCGCTTAAACCCCGTCGTCGAAGAAGTCCTTTATCCTGCGATGGAGGATTTTGAACTGGATTTGATAATTGGCGATGGCCCCGCCGCGCGGAGCATAAAAATTGATCTTGCGCCTTTTACCTTAATCGGGGCGACGACGCGGGCAGGATTATTGGCGACGCCACTTCGCGATCGTTTTGGTATTCCCGTTCGGCTTGAATTTTACGACACGGATGATTTGACGTCTATTGTGTCCCGCGCAGCGCGAAAGCTCGGCCTAGAGATGACGCCCGAAGGGGCCCGCGAGATTGCGGGACGCGCCAGAGGAACGCCGCGCGTTGCGGGGCGCCTCTTAAGGCGTGTACGTGATTTGGCCGAACATGAAGGCCACGCTATAATCGATGCGCCTGCCGCTGACCAAGCCCTGCGCCGTTTGGGCGTGGATGATATTGGGTTGGATAAGCAAGATATGCGCTATCTCCATGCACTGACGGAAATGTTTGGCGGCGGCCCAGTAGGCGCGGATACATTGGCGGCCGCCTTGTCAGAGGCAAGAGATGCCCTTGAAGATGTGATTGAGCCCTACCTTATTCAGCAAGGGTTTTTACAGCGCACGCCCAGAGGCCGCGTCGCCACGCCAAGGGCCTTTGCGCATTTGGGCCTCAACGCGCCCGCCCAACCCCTCGCGCCGACATTGTTTGAAGGGGGTGAAGATGAGCGATAAGACACCGACAATGGGATGGTTTGAGGGGCGGGAACATCATTACCCGCTTCGTGTGTTTTATGAAGACACGGATTTCACGGGCATTGTTTACTACGCCAATTATTTACGGTTCTTTGAACGGGCGCGGAGCAGTTATTTCCGCCTCGTCGGGTTTAACCATGCTGATTTATGGGACGCCGAAGACCCGCTCGCTTTTGCCATTCGCAAAATAGAGCTCGATTATAAAAAACCTGCGCGTGTTGATGACCACCTAACATTGGTTACGACCTATGATAAAATGAAAGGCGCGCGCCTTTGGGTGAGTCAATCCTGTTATCGCGGAGACGAACTCTTGGTGACGGCAGTGTCCGAAGCCGCCTGTATCACGCCAGACGGCCGCCCCAAACGGGCGCCTAAATTTATGATAGAAAAACTATCCCCTTATCTTAAAGAGTAAAAATGACTGAAGACTTCACCCCTTGGCCAACGCGGAAAACAGCGGATCCGCGTTCGGCGAGCCAAGTGCAATATATGCATGGCCTAACGGAAATCCTGCATTATGAGGCCCCGATACAGGCTTTGGCGCTGTTCCAAACCTATGCCAAGGCGAGCGGCCTTTTGAAGATAGCCGCGCCTGTGCGTAAGAAATTTGAACGGGCCTTGCTGGAAGGCGAGAAAGCGGGGCAAGTTATTATCGAACGCGAGGATGATAGCGAAGTCGACGGGCCAGAGGATAGCGTCTGCTGGATCGTACGATTGCCAGACCAAGAGCCGGTGCGGCTTCGCACGCTGGGAAGTCGCGGCTTTGCAGAAATTCCTATGCGCGAACTGGCCGCTCTTGTCCTTGAGCTTAGAACCAAAGACGAGTTTATGGGCCGTGAAGATATTTACCGCGCCGTTCTCGCGCATTACGAATTGCAGAAACTGACGGCTCTGGTGAAGCGGAGACTAAATAAAGTTTTAGAGGTTTATTTTTAGACTTATTTAACGGGGCATTACAAAGCCGACAGCTATCAAAATTGTCATTTGATAAACATGCCTTAAAGTTTGCAAATACTGCATGGCAGGATGGCTGAAAACCAGAATTGAAAAGACGCAATATCTGTCATTGGCAATATCGCTTCTTTTGCATGGGACTTTGGCTCTGATTTTATTTTTGTCCTCAAGGCAATTACAGCGCGTTCCAGAGTTATCATTTCTCACTGTCGATCTCGTCACCTTATCGCCCCAGCCTGAAAAAACGGACAAATCCATTGACTTGGAAATTGCAAACCCAACCTCTCTGCCTCGCGCAGAACCACCGCGTGACCGCCGAACTGAACAGAGGGACGAAGATGAAGCCATTGACGTTCCTTTAAATAGTGAACCTCAGAATAGACCCTTACAAAATAGAGCTTCTGAAATTTCACCAGAAACAGAGGCGCGTTCTGATACGCGATTAAATGAAGGGGCAACCCCCTCTCGTAATGTTCTTGTTTCCCCTTCTGAAACCACCGCCCCACCTTCGCGGTGGGCGCTTCAACCGCCTTTGTCTGAGCAGAATGTAAAGCGCTGGAGCGAAGAAAAAGGGATAGAAGCCGATATAGGCTGTATTCGGTCGCTCTCCGAAGCCTGTCGAAATATGCGCAAAGAGGTATTTGCGGCGTATCGATTAACGGAAACGGAAAAGGTCTGGACACCAAAATTTGCTCATACAGGTCTCTCGGCGGATTTTTATGGGATGAGTGAGCGGGAGATAAGGGAGAAACTTAGTATTCCGATTGCGGGGGAAAACGGTATCTACATCCCTTTTACGAATATTGGTATGGACGGCGGGCTTTGGGACTCCCTGCATGGTGTGAATAAGGGCTGCCAAATTACGACAAAAATTGACAGTGAACAGGGGCGTCAAACCGTCAAAGATTGCGGGGGGCTCTTGCCAGCACGCAAAGAGCCTCGTAACTGATGGGCTTATTCTTTGCCTGTTTAGGATATTCCATGCACGACACTCTCTTTCTCTTGCCACCAGGATTTTTGGATAATAACCGCCGCGAATATTGCCCTGAATGTGCGGAAGTTTGGGGATTGCTGAGTTACTTCCCCGCTATCAAAGAAAGCCTGTCTATCGACTATCAACCCATTGAGAAACCACGCGCTGATCTTGTGGCTTTGTTGGGCGATAAAAACCAGAACTGTCCGACCTTGGTTTTACACGAAGACAGTCCGAGCTTTGATAACTGCGGCATTATGCATAAGAGCGGACAGCGCTTTATCAATAATGCCCGTGATATTGGCAAATATTACGCTGCTCGCTTTGGGACGCCTTATCCCAGAGGTTAGTCCAAGAAGTTAGCAATAGGGCAAGCTCGGCTCTCGAGCGTAAACCTCAGATACATACTCGTGACGGATATTTTCGCATTAAGTTGTTGTAAGGCGAGGAACGATGCGCGCGCCCAGCCATTGATGGGGTAAGACGCTGCAATGATGCAGCATCGCGAAGTGAATAGATATATCATTCGGATATGTCCGCGGTTTCCAGACTATTTTGGAGACAATTATGACTGAGTTAAATAAATCAAAAGTCCTGTTTCTTGCGACCAATGGATTTCAAGAGGATGAACTCTTTTCACCTAGAGAAGCGCTTATGGAGGCCGGAGCAACGGTAGAGCTTGCTTCCCTAGAGCTTGATGAGATTTCAGCTGGTGAAAGCGATAGCCGCAAAATCAAGCCAGATATGTTGGTAAAAGATGTGAGCGCCAAAGATTATAATGCGCTTGTCATTCCGGGCGGTCTTGCCAACCCAGATACGCTACGTGTGAATAATGAAGTGAAATCTCTGGTTCGAGAATTCGCCGAAGACGGTAAAATTATTGCCTCAATTTGTCATGGCCCTTGGGTGCTTATCAGTTCAGACCTTGTGAAAGGCCGTGAAATGACGAGCTATCCAACGATCAAAGATGACTTAGTCAATGCAGGTGCAAATTACGTCGATAAAGAAGTCGCGGTCGATAATGGTATTATTACCAGCCGTTCGCCAAATGATTTGAAGGCCTTTAACGCCAAAATCATTGAGGAAATCAAAGAGGGTCGCCATGACCGTCATATTTCTCATAAAGCCGCATAAACGCGGTCTTTGAAAAACCACTTTCCTCCGAAACCCGGCCTTAACAGGCCGGGTTTTTTATTGAAATCGCCAA from Litorimonas taeanensis includes these protein-coding regions:
- the ruvC gene encoding crossover junction endodeoxyribonuclease RuvC codes for the protein MQTRRILGLDPSLVACGWGVIDVTGNKMQHVAHGVIKPPTKEPLASRLTYLFNDIVDVIITHSPIEAGVEEAFMKDNAMSALKLGQARAACILAASTHGLIIGEYAARLVKKSVVGTGAADKAQVAHMMNILLPGAKVKVGDAADALAIAVTHANMRRPLR
- the ruvA gene encoding Holliday junction branch migration protein RuvA; translated protein: MVSGVCLMAGTGEAIVDCGGVGYLLQCGSRTLANMAEGEPIRLHVETHVREQSITLYGFHSEEERAWFVRLQSVQGVGPKAALAILDILSPGEVLSAASLEDKTAFARASGVGPKLATRIATELSGKAPPVGRGFQPAFTAPSSDITSEASRNEGLSDMRLRNDAVSALVNLGIGQSEALKAVAQAYQTFADDPDLDLLIKTALKELSK
- the ruvB gene encoding Holliday junction branch migration DNA helicase RuvB; the encoded protein is MSEERIISAEGQVGDGRDRALRPLSFSDFVGQKSAIANLQVYVEAARRREEPLDHLLLSGPPGLGKTTLSQIVARELGVNFRATSGPVISKAGDLAALLTNLEPRDVLFIDEIHRLNPVVEEVLYPAMEDFELDLIIGDGPAARSIKIDLAPFTLIGATTRAGLLATPLRDRFGIPVRLEFYDTDDLTSIVSRAARKLGLEMTPEGAREIAGRARGTPRVAGRLLRRVRDLAEHEGHAIIDAPAADQALRRLGVDDIGLDKQDMRYLHALTEMFGGGPVGADTLAAALSEARDALEDVIEPYLIQQGFLQRTPRGRVATPRAFAHLGLNAPAQPLAPTLFEGGEDER
- a CDS encoding YbgC/FadM family acyl-CoA thioesterase, coding for MSDKTPTMGWFEGREHHYPLRVFYEDTDFTGIVYYANYLRFFERARSSYFRLVGFNHADLWDAEDPLAFAIRKIELDYKKPARVDDHLTLVTTYDKMKGARLWVSQSCYRGDELLVTAVSEAACITPDGRPKRAPKFMIEKLSPYLKE
- a CDS encoding DUF3088 family protein, translating into MHDTLFLLPPGFLDNNRREYCPECAEVWGLLSYFPAIKESLSIDYQPIEKPRADLVALLGDKNQNCPTLVLHEDSPSFDNCGIMHKSGQRFINNARDIGKYYAARFGTPYPRG
- a CDS encoding type 1 glutamine amidotransferase domain-containing protein, producing the protein MTELNKSKVLFLATNGFQEDELFSPREALMEAGATVELASLELDEISAGESDSRKIKPDMLVKDVSAKDYNALVIPGGLANPDTLRVNNEVKSLVREFAEDGKIIASICHGPWVLISSDLVKGREMTSYPTIKDDLVNAGANYVDKEVAVDNGIITSRSPNDLKAFNAKIIEEIKEGRHDRHISHKAA